A stretch of the Thermus thermophilus genome encodes the following:
- a CDS encoding [LysW]-lysine hydrolase, whose product MSKSALDPVEFLKGALEIPSPSGQERPVAEYLAEGMQKLGLKGFVDEADNARGQVGEGPVQVVLLGHIDTVPGQIPVRLEGGRLFGRGAVDAKGPFVAMIFAAAGLSEEARRRLTVHLVGATEEEAPSSKGARFVAPRLRPDYAVIGEPSGWEGITLGYKGRLLVKARREKDHFHSAHHEPNAAEELISYFVAIKAWAEAMNVGQRPFDQVQYTLRDFKVHPAELRQVAEMFFDLRLPPRLPPEEAIRHLTAYAPPTIELEFFGREVPYQGPKDTPLTRAFRQAIRKAGGRPVFKLKTGTSDMNVLAPHWKVPMVAYGPGDSTLDHTPYEHVEVAEFLKGIEVLRGALEALAQTHAGEKEG is encoded by the coding sequence ATGAGCAAAAGTGCCTTGGATCCCGTTGAGTTCCTAAAGGGGGCCCTGGAGATCCCCTCCCCATCCGGACAGGAGCGGCCCGTGGCCGAGTACCTGGCGGAGGGGATGCAAAAGCTGGGCCTCAAGGGCTTCGTGGACGAGGCGGACAACGCCCGGGGCCAGGTGGGGGAAGGCCCCGTCCAGGTGGTCCTCCTGGGGCACATTGACACCGTACCCGGCCAGATCCCCGTGCGCCTGGAAGGAGGCCGGCTCTTCGGCCGGGGAGCGGTGGACGCCAAGGGGCCTTTCGTGGCCATGATCTTCGCCGCGGCGGGGCTTTCCGAGGAGGCCAGAAGGCGCCTCACCGTCCACCTCGTGGGGGCCACGGAGGAGGAGGCCCCAAGCTCCAAGGGAGCAAGGTTCGTGGCCCCCCGCCTCAGGCCCGACTACGCGGTGATCGGGGAGCCCTCGGGCTGGGAGGGGATCACCCTGGGGTACAAGGGAAGGCTTCTGGTGAAGGCCCGGCGGGAGAAGGACCACTTCCACTCGGCCCATCACGAGCCCAACGCCGCCGAGGAGCTCATCAGCTACTTCGTGGCCATCAAGGCCTGGGCCGAGGCCATGAATGTGGGCCAACGGCCCTTTGACCAGGTGCAGTACACCCTCCGCGACTTCAAGGTCCACCCTGCGGAGCTCAGACAGGTGGCGGAGATGTTCTTTGACCTGCGCCTTCCCCCGAGGCTTCCCCCCGAGGAGGCCATCCGCCACCTCACGGCCTACGCTCCCCCCACGATTGAGCTGGAGTTCTTCGGCCGTGAGGTCCCCTACCAGGGGCCTAAGGACACCCCCCTCACCCGGGCCTTTCGCCAGGCCATCCGCAAGGCCGGGGGAAGGCCCGTCTTCAAGCTGAAGACCGGCACCAGCGACATGAACGTCCTGGCCCCGCACTGGAAGGTGCCCATGGTGGCCTACGGCCCCGGGGACTCCACCCTGGACCACACCCCCTACGAGCACGTGGAGGTGGCGGAGTTCCTTAAAGGGATTGAGGTGCTGAGGGGGGCCCTCGAGGCCCTGGCGCAAACGCACGCGGGGGAGAAAGAGGGGTAG
- a CDS encoding DUF1641 domain-containing protein, which yields MEKTLTVEERLDRIEEVLEKSGLALLARMEVGETLAENLGLLMDPKNLQLVSLLARFLDQAEALEKLAETLEKLDKSGALAFLGHLSENFGEGLGMLMEPQLLRLVSHGANVLDLLSRIEPAAVGMMAGALQKGLAETFTPEVMQDPPRVGLAGLFKQLSDPEVQQALGVLFLLLKALGKAFGHMSEERKALEAMMAKMMPKK from the coding sequence ATGGAGAAGACCTTGACGGTGGAAGAACGCCTAGACCGCATTGAGGAGGTCCTGGAAAAAAGCGGCCTCGCCCTCCTCGCTCGGATGGAGGTGGGGGAGACCCTTGCCGAGAACCTGGGCCTCCTCATGGACCCCAAGAACCTCCAGCTCGTCTCCCTCCTGGCCCGCTTCCTGGACCAGGCGGAGGCCCTGGAGAAGCTGGCCGAGACCCTGGAGAAGCTGGACAAGTCCGGGGCCCTCGCCTTCCTCGGGCACCTCTCGGAGAACTTCGGGGAGGGCCTGGGGATGCTCATGGAGCCCCAGCTCCTCCGCCTTGTCTCCCACGGGGCCAACGTCTTGGACCTCCTTTCCCGCATTGAGCCCGCCGCGGTGGGCATGATGGCGGGGGCCCTGCAAAAGGGCCTGGCGGAGACCTTCACCCCTGAGGTGATGCAAGACCCGCCCCGGGTGGGCCTCGCCGGGCTCTTCAAGCAGCTTTCCGACCCCGAGGTGCAGCAGGCCCTGGGGGTGCTCTTCCTCCTCCTTAAGGCCCTGGGCAAGGCCTTCGGCCACATGAGCGAGGAGCGGAAGGCCCTCGAGGCCATGATGGCCAAGATGATGCCCAAGAAGTAG
- the plsX gene encoding phosphate acyltransferase PlsX — MRIALDAMGGDRAPQVVVAGAVAAAREGVEVLLVGDEAQVRAELARLGADLPVWHAPDHIRMEEAATEVRRRPRASVRVAMELLKRGEVQAVVSMGHSGATLAAALFVLGRVKGVERPALLVEFPSLRGRTFLLDGGANADCRPSFLVQFAAMGLAYAEAGGALAPRVGLLSIGEEEGKGNALVQEAYPLLRAALGERFYGNVEGRDIFLGTTEVVVTDGFTGNVALKLAEGEARVLLTWIKEALTSSFRARLGALLVREALARVKARVDPAEYGAMPLLGVEGAVFIGHGSADALAVKSALLRAKAMVEAGLLERVRQRLSALHV; from the coding sequence ATGCGCATCGCCCTGGACGCCATGGGGGGCGACCGGGCCCCCCAGGTGGTGGTGGCCGGGGCGGTGGCCGCGGCCCGGGAGGGGGTGGAGGTCCTCCTGGTGGGCGACGAGGCCCAGGTGCGGGCGGAGCTTGCCCGCTTGGGGGCCGACCTTCCCGTTTGGCACGCCCCGGACCACATCCGCATGGAGGAGGCGGCCACGGAGGTCCGCCGCCGCCCCCGGGCCTCCGTGAGGGTAGCCATGGAGCTCCTCAAGCGGGGCGAGGTCCAGGCGGTGGTCTCCATGGGGCACAGCGGCGCCACCCTGGCCGCCGCCCTCTTCGTCCTCGGGCGGGTGAAGGGGGTGGAGCGGCCCGCCCTCCTCGTGGAGTTCCCCAGCCTCAGGGGTCGCACCTTCCTCCTGGACGGAGGGGCCAACGCCGACTGCCGCCCTTCCTTCCTCGTCCAGTTCGCCGCCATGGGCTTGGCCTACGCCGAGGCGGGCGGGGCTTTGGCCCCAAGGGTGGGCCTCCTCTCCATCGGGGAGGAGGAGGGGAAGGGGAACGCCCTCGTCCAGGAGGCCTACCCCCTGCTCCGGGCCGCCTTGGGCGAGCGGTTCTACGGCAACGTGGAGGGGCGGGACATCTTCCTCGGGACCACGGAGGTGGTGGTCACCGATGGGTTTACGGGCAACGTGGCCCTGAAGCTCGCCGAGGGGGAGGCCCGGGTCCTCCTCACCTGGATCAAGGAGGCCTTGACCTCCTCCTTCCGGGCGCGCCTTGGGGCCCTCCTGGTCCGGGAGGCCCTCGCCCGGGTGAAGGCCCGGGTGGACCCGGCCGAGTACGGGGCCATGCCCCTCCTCGGCGTGGAGGGAGCGGTCTTCATCGGGCACGGCTCCGCCGACGCCCTGGCGGTGAAAAGCGCCCTTCTGCGGGCCAAGGCCATGGTGGAGGCGGGCCTCCTAGAGCGGGTGCGGCAGAGGCTTTCCGCCCTACACGTCTAG
- the trxA gene encoding thioredoxin has protein sequence MAKPIEVTDQNFDETLGQHPLVLVDFWAEWCAPCRMIAPVLEEIAKEYEGKLLVAKLDVDENPKTAMRYRVMSIPTVILFKDGQPVEVLVGAQPKRNYQAKIEKHLPATA, from the coding sequence ATGGCGAAGCCCATTGAGGTGACCGACCAGAACTTTGACGAGACCCTCGGCCAACACCCCTTGGTCCTGGTGGACTTCTGGGCGGAGTGGTGCGCCCCCTGCCGGATGATCGCCCCCGTCCTGGAGGAGATCGCCAAAGAGTACGAGGGGAAGCTCTTGGTGGCCAAGCTGGACGTGGACGAGAACCCCAAGACCGCCATGCGCTACCGGGTGATGAGCATCCCCACGGTGATCCTCTTCAAGGACGGCCAACCGGTGGAGGTCCTGGTGGGGGCCCAGCCCAAGCGCAACTACCAGGCCAAGATCGAGAAGCACCTGCCCGCCACCGCCTGA
- the lysJ gene encoding [LysW]-aminoadipate semialdehyde transaminase LysJ — METRTLEDWRALLEAEKTLDTGVYTKHDLLLVRGQGAKVWDAEGNEYIDCVGGYGVANLGHGNPEVVEAVKRQAETLMAMPQTLPTPMRGEFYRTLTAILPPELNRVFPVNSGTEANEAALKFARAHTGRKKFVAAMRGFSGRTMGSLSVTWEPKYREPFLPLVEPVEFIPYNDVEALRRAVDEETAAVILEPVQGEGGVRPATPEFLKAAREITQEKGALLILDEIQTGMGRTGKRFAFEHFGIVPDILTLAKALGGGVPLGAAVMREEVARSMPKGGHGTTFGGNPLAMAAGVAAIRYLERTRLWERAAELGPWFMERLREIPSPKIREVRGMGLMVGLELKEKVAPYIARLEKEHRVLALQAGPTVIRFLPPLVIEKEDLERVVEAVRAVLA, encoded by the coding sequence GTGGAGACGAGAACCCTGGAAGACTGGCGGGCCCTTCTGGAGGCGGAGAAGACCCTGGACACCGGGGTCTACACCAAGCACGACCTCCTCCTCGTCCGGGGCCAAGGCGCGAAGGTGTGGGACGCCGAGGGGAACGAGTACATAGACTGCGTGGGGGGCTACGGGGTGGCCAACCTGGGCCACGGCAACCCCGAGGTGGTGGAGGCGGTGAAGCGGCAGGCGGAAACCCTCATGGCCATGCCCCAGACCCTCCCCACCCCCATGCGGGGGGAGTTCTACCGCACCCTCACCGCCATCCTCCCCCCGGAGCTCAACCGGGTCTTCCCGGTGAACTCCGGCACCGAGGCCAACGAGGCCGCCCTCAAGTTCGCCCGGGCCCACACGGGCAGGAAGAAGTTCGTGGCCGCCATGCGGGGCTTCTCGGGAAGGACCATGGGAAGCCTCTCCGTCACCTGGGAGCCCAAGTACCGGGAGCCCTTTTTGCCCCTGGTGGAGCCCGTGGAGTTCATCCCCTACAACGACGTGGAGGCCCTTAGGCGGGCCGTGGACGAGGAGACGGCGGCGGTGATCCTGGAGCCCGTGCAGGGGGAAGGGGGCGTGCGCCCGGCCACGCCGGAGTTCCTGAAGGCCGCCCGGGAGATCACCCAGGAGAAGGGGGCCCTCCTCATCTTGGACGAGATCCAGACCGGCATGGGCCGCACGGGGAAGCGCTTCGCCTTTGAACACTTCGGCATCGTCCCCGACATCCTCACCCTGGCCAAGGCCCTAGGGGGCGGGGTGCCCCTGGGGGCCGCGGTCATGCGGGAGGAGGTGGCGAGGAGCATGCCCAAGGGGGGGCACGGGACCACCTTCGGGGGGAACCCCCTGGCCATGGCCGCCGGGGTGGCCGCCATCCGCTACCTGGAGCGGACGCGGCTTTGGGAGAGGGCCGCGGAGCTTGGCCCATGGTTCATGGAAAGGCTCAGGGAAATCCCCTCCCCCAAGATCCGGGAGGTGCGGGGCATGGGCCTCATGGTGGGGCTGGAGCTCAAGGAGAAGGTGGCCCCCTATATCGCCAGGCTGGAGAAGGAGCACCGCGTCCTCGCCCTCCAGGCGGGCCCCACGGTGATCCGCTTCCTGCCGCCCTTGGTCATTGAAAAGGAAGACCTGGAGCGGGTGGTGGAGGCGGTGCGGGCGGTGCTAGCATAG
- a CDS encoding type II toxin-antitoxin system HicA family toxin has product MSPRLIPITGQELVRLLQEEGFQVVRVRGSHVRLRHPDGRATTVPVHPGETLRPGTLLAILKDVGWSKETYEQKCLGSR; this is encoded by the coding sequence GTGAGCCCCCGCCTCATCCCCATCACCGGCCAGGAGCTTGTCCGCCTCCTGCAGGAGGAGGGGTTCCAGGTGGTGCGGGTCCGGGGAAGCCACGTGCGCCTTCGGCACCCCGACGGCCGGGCCACCACGGTACCCGTGCACCCGGGGGAGACCCTAAGGCCGGGAACCCTCCTCGCCATCCTCAAGGACGTGGGCTGGAGCAAGGAAACCTATGAGCAAAAGTGCCTTGGATCCCGTTGA
- the folK gene encoding 2-amino-4-hydroxy-6-hydroxymethyldihydropteridine diphosphokinase, with amino-acid sequence MTAYVALGSNLGDRAAYLLEGLSRLSRLPETRLLRLSSLYETEPLGPPQPPYLNLVAEVETALPPRGLLEAMLAIERALGRERRERYGPRTLDLDLLLYGDLVLEEEDLVLPHPRLHERAFVLVPLCDLVPQGRHPLLGRTFAELLAGLDPSGVRPHVV; translated from the coding sequence ATGACGGCCTACGTGGCCTTGGGCTCCAACCTCGGGGACCGCGCGGCCTACCTCTTGGAGGGGCTTTCCCGGCTCTCCCGCCTCCCGGAAACCCGCCTCCTCCGCCTCTCCTCCCTCTATGAGACCGAGCCTTTAGGCCCGCCCCAGCCCCCCTACCTGAACCTGGTGGCCGAGGTGGAGACGGCCCTCCCCCCTAGGGGCCTCCTCGAGGCCATGCTCGCCATAGAGCGGGCTTTGGGGCGGGAGCGCAGGGAGCGCTACGGCCCCAGGACCCTGGACCTGGACCTCCTCCTCTACGGGGACCTCGTCTTGGAGGAGGAGGACCTGGTGCTGCCCCACCCGAGGCTTCACGAGCGGGCCTTCGTCCTCGTGCCCCTTTGCGACCTCGTTCCCCAAGGGCGGCACCCCCTCTTGGGCCGGACCTTCGCCGAGCTTCTCGCGGGGCTGGACCCTTCTGGGGTCCGGCCCCATGTGGTATAG
- a CDS encoding mannose-1-phosphate guanylyltransferase codes for MKTYALVMAGGRGERLWPLSREDRPKPFLPIFEGKTLLEATLERLVPLVPPERTLLAVRRDQEAAARPYADGVRLLLEPLGRDTAGAVLLGVAEALKEGAERLLVLPADHYVGDDEAYREALATMLEAAEEGFVVALGLRPTRPETEYGYIRLGPREGAWYRGEGFVEKPSYAKALEYIRKGYVWNGGVFAFAPATMAELFRRHLPSHHEALERLLAGASLEEVYAGLPKISIDYGVMEKAEKVRVVLGRFPWDDVGNWRALERVFSQDPHENVVLGEGRHVALDTFGCVVYADRGVVATLGVSGLVVAKVGDEVLVVPKDRAREVREVVKRLEAQE; via the coding sequence GTGAAGACCTACGCCCTGGTGATGGCGGGCGGACGCGGGGAGAGGCTTTGGCCCCTCTCCCGGGAGGACCGCCCCAAGCCCTTTCTGCCCATCTTTGAGGGGAAGACCCTCCTCGAGGCCACCCTGGAGCGCCTCGTCCCCCTCGTTCCCCCCGAGCGCACCCTCCTCGCCGTGCGCCGGGACCAGGAGGCGGCGGCCCGTCCCTATGCGGACGGGGTCCGGCTCCTCCTGGAGCCCTTGGGCCGGGACACCGCGGGGGCGGTGCTCTTGGGGGTGGCCGAGGCCCTGAAGGAGGGGGCCGAGCGGCTCCTCGTCCTCCCCGCCGACCACTACGTGGGGGACGACGAGGCCTACCGGGAGGCCTTGGCCACCATGCTGGAGGCGGCGGAGGAGGGTTTTGTGGTGGCCCTGGGCCTGAGGCCCACCCGCCCGGAGACGGAGTACGGCTACATCCGCCTGGGTCCCAGGGAGGGGGCCTGGTACCGGGGAGAGGGGTTCGTGGAGAAGCCCTCCTACGCCAAGGCCCTGGAGTACATCCGCAAGGGCTACGTTTGGAACGGCGGGGTCTTCGCCTTCGCCCCCGCCACCATGGCCGAGCTCTTCCGGCGCCACCTCCCGAGCCACCACGAGGCCCTGGAGCGCCTCCTCGCCGGGGCTTCTCTGGAGGAGGTCTACGCCGGCCTCCCCAAGATCTCCATTGACTACGGGGTGATGGAGAAGGCGGAGAAGGTGCGGGTGGTCCTCGGCCGCTTCCCCTGGGACGATGTGGGGAACTGGCGGGCGCTGGAGCGGGTCTTCTCCCAGGACCCCCACGAGAACGTGGTCCTGGGGGAGGGGCGGCACGTGGCCCTGGACACCTTTGGGTGCGTGGTCTACGCCGACCGGGGCGTGGTGGCCACCCTGGGGGTTTCCGGGCTGGTGGTGGCCAAGGTGGGGGACGAGGTCCTGGTGGTCCCCAAGGACCGGGCCCGGGAGGTGCGGGAAGTGGTGAAACGCCTCGAGGCCCAGGAATGA
- a CDS encoding glycosyltransferase family 4 protein, with protein sequence MRVAMLAPIAWRVPPRRYGPWEQVVYDLTEALLDLGVEVVLYATCDAETRAPLRCTAAKPLWEDREADWKVEEFLHIARAMEEAGEFDLVHNHYDFMPLYFAPFVKVPVLTTIHGFSSEKIKKVYRRYAALPHVHYVAISEADKDPGLPYLGVVHHGVDPRRFRVGEGGRHLLVLSRIHPDKGIREAILFARKSRLPLKIAGPIQDEAYFQNEVAPLLGEGVEFLGPVDPETRRALLDGAIALLHFVNFKEPFGLAPVEAMMSGVPVLARPLGALPETVRHGETGFLVRDWEEALEYLEAVRRLDRWAIRRYAEARFSRERMARDYLELYRKVVGA encoded by the coding sequence GTGAGGGTGGCCATGCTGGCCCCCATCGCCTGGCGGGTTCCCCCCAGGCGGTACGGACCCTGGGAACAGGTGGTCTACGACCTCACCGAGGCCCTTCTGGACCTCGGGGTGGAGGTGGTCCTCTACGCCACCTGCGACGCCGAGACCCGGGCGCCTCTGCGGTGCACCGCGGCGAAGCCCCTCTGGGAGGACAGGGAGGCCGACTGGAAGGTGGAGGAGTTCCTCCACATCGCCCGCGCCATGGAGGAGGCGGGGGAGTTTGACCTGGTCCACAACCACTACGACTTCATGCCCCTCTACTTCGCCCCCTTTGTGAAGGTCCCGGTCCTCACCACCATCCACGGTTTCTCCAGCGAGAAGATCAAGAAGGTCTACCGCCGCTACGCCGCCCTTCCCCACGTCCACTACGTGGCCATCTCCGAGGCGGACAAGGACCCGGGCCTTCCCTACCTGGGGGTGGTCCACCACGGGGTGGACCCGCGGCGCTTCCGGGTGGGGGAGGGGGGGAGGCACCTCCTCGTCCTCTCCCGCATCCACCCGGACAAGGGCATCCGGGAGGCCATCCTCTTCGCCCGAAAGTCGCGCCTTCCCCTGAAGATCGCCGGGCCCATCCAGGACGAGGCCTACTTCCAAAACGAGGTGGCCCCCCTGCTCGGGGAAGGGGTGGAGTTCCTGGGCCCCGTGGACCCCGAGACCCGAAGGGCCCTCTTGGATGGGGCCATCGCCCTCCTCCACTTTGTAAACTTTAAGGAGCCCTTCGGCCTTGCTCCGGTGGAGGCCATGATGAGCGGCGTCCCCGTCCTGGCAAGGCCCCTAGGGGCCCTCCCCGAGACGGTGCGCCACGGGGAGACGGGGTTTCTGGTGAGGGACTGGGAGGAGGCCTTGGAGTACCTGGAGGCCGTGAGGCGCCTGGACCGCTGGGCCATCCGTCGCTACGCGGAGGCCCGCTTCTCCCGGGAACGCATGGCCCGGGACTACCTGGAGCTTTACCGAAAGGTGGTGGGAGCGTGA
- a CDS encoding S1 RNA-binding domain-containing protein has translation MELEAGTVVEGRVVRVVSFGAFVELAGGEQGLVHISQIAHEYVTNVRDYLNEGDIVQVLIKGRDAKGRLDLSIKDLIPVPERGAPPPRPRRLPKQSPEFENKLKSFLRGTGGFGGKGKKGGRKKR, from the coding sequence GTGGAACTAGAAGCAGGAACCGTTGTGGAAGGCCGCGTGGTGCGGGTAGTAAGCTTTGGCGCGTTCGTGGAGCTTGCAGGGGGGGAGCAGGGCCTGGTCCACATCTCCCAGATCGCCCACGAGTACGTGACGAACGTCCGGGACTACCTCAACGAGGGGGACATCGTCCAGGTCCTCATTAAAGGGCGGGACGCCAAGGGGCGGCTGGACCTCTCCATCAAGGACCTGATCCCGGTCCCCGAAAGGGGCGCGCCCCCGCCTAGGCCCAGGCGGCTTCCCAAGCAATCCCCCGAGTTTGAGAACAAGCTCAAGAGCTTTCTCCGGGGCACCGGAGGGTTTGGGGGCAAGGGCAAAAAGGGCGGCCGGAAGAAGCGCTGA
- a CDS encoding glycosyltransferase family 4 protein, which translates to MLTLVGTYPPIRCGIATFNRDLREALLREGVPSQVAVVAHPEEVALPFPEEVVRVVAREDREGYRALARLLRGPVILQHEYGLYGGKWGDYVLDLLEARGPKLVVLHTLLQAPPPGLGEEDLRYMQGLLRGMAERAQAFVALHPEGEGFLRNLGVRIPVAHIPHGVPDLPRPPKEALKRALGLEGAFLLFTYGLLGPGKGLEFALRVLARVLPHNPRVRYLVAGRLHPNLERREGRQYLERVLEMAEALGVGEAFVLREGYLSEEALYRLAGAADLFLLPYPNLGQVSSGTLSYALALGKAVLSTPFWHARAALAAGRGVLLPLEEEAWAQAVLALAESPERLREMEERAYAYARDFTWPRVARAYRRLLEEVADVRPRVA; encoded by the coding sequence ATGCTGACCCTGGTGGGCACCTATCCTCCCATCCGTTGCGGCATCGCCACCTTTAACCGCGACCTGCGGGAGGCCCTCTTGCGGGAAGGGGTGCCTTCCCAGGTGGCGGTGGTGGCCCACCCCGAGGAGGTGGCCCTGCCCTTCCCTGAGGAGGTGGTCCGGGTGGTGGCCAGGGAGGACCGGGAGGGGTACAGGGCCTTGGCGCGCCTCCTCCGGGGGCCGGTGATCCTCCAGCACGAGTACGGGCTTTACGGCGGGAAGTGGGGCGACTACGTCCTGGACCTCCTCGAGGCCCGGGGTCCCAAGCTGGTGGTCCTCCACACCCTTCTCCAGGCCCCGCCCCCCGGGCTCGGCGAGGAGGACCTCCGCTACATGCAGGGCCTTCTCCGGGGCATGGCCGAGAGGGCCCAGGCCTTCGTCGCCCTCCACCCGGAAGGGGAAGGTTTCCTGCGGAACTTGGGGGTGCGGATCCCCGTGGCCCACATTCCGCACGGGGTCCCCGATCTTCCGCGGCCCCCTAAGGAGGCCCTGAAGCGGGCCTTGGGGCTGGAGGGCGCCTTCCTCCTCTTCACCTATGGCCTCCTTGGGCCCGGTAAGGGGCTGGAGTTCGCCTTGAGGGTGCTCGCCCGCGTCCTGCCCCACAACCCCAGGGTCCGCTACCTGGTGGCGGGAAGGCTCCACCCGAACCTGGAGCGGCGCGAGGGGCGGCAGTATCTGGAGCGTGTGCTGGAAATGGCCGAGGCCCTGGGGGTGGGGGAGGCCTTCGTCCTGAGGGAGGGGTACCTCTCCGAGGAAGCGCTCTACCGCCTGGCGGGGGCAGCGGACCTCTTCCTCCTGCCCTACCCCAACCTGGGGCAGGTTTCCTCCGGGACCCTCTCCTACGCCCTGGCCCTGGGCAAGGCCGTCCTCTCCACCCCCTTCTGGCACGCCCGCGCCGCCCTCGCTGCGGGCCGAGGGGTCTTGCTTCCCCTGGAAGAGGAGGCCTGGGCCCAGGCGGTTTTGGCCCTCGCGGAAAGCCCCGAGCGCCTGAGGGAGATGGAGGAGCGGGCCTACGCCTACGCCCGGGACTTCACCTGGCCCCGGGTGGCCCGGGCCTACCGGCGGCTTTTGGAGGAGGTGGCGGATGTTCGGCCTCGGGTGGCTTAG
- a CDS encoding type II toxin-antitoxin system HicB family antitoxin, with the protein MRRRYRVVVERDEEGYFVAHVPELHAHTQAQSFEELLRRLQEAIAVSLEEERAEVVGLEGALEIEAA; encoded by the coding sequence ATGAGGCGGCGTTACCGCGTGGTGGTGGAGCGGGACGAGGAGGGCTACTTCGTGGCCCACGTGCCTGAGCTCCACGCCCACACCCAGGCCCAAAGCTTTGAGGAGCTCCTCCGGCGCCTGCAGGAGGCCATCGCCGTATCCCTGGAGGAGGAGAGGGCGGAAGTCGTAGGCCTGGAGGGCGCGCTGGAAATTGAAGCGGCGTGA
- a CDS encoding mannosyltransferase, translating to MFGLGWLRGLTDARGLLEHAHHGVPRLGEGYTTDDNARALLYLSLLPEGARDEGLVRTYLAFLLHMQKEDGRFRNGLTLDGRFEDEGEAEDPTGRAVLALAAAQRLPPPYAGPAREALLRALPALEGFTSLRGRAYALLGLLALPKEPFLEAAEALGEGLLRAFREAEPAWPYPGPLTYANHRPVEALYAYGLAFRRQEAVALARRALAFLKEHYFTPGEEGLFFDPVGNRFMARGRDKPLFDQQPIEAKCALLAHLRFGERVLAEVAFLWFHGRNRLRAPLVDAFGPMDGLTPHGPNQNRGAEALLAYLLAWQALVQGVFPQVDEGVALGRVFALGGRP from the coding sequence ATGTTCGGCCTCGGGTGGCTTAGGGGCCTGACCGACGCCCGCGGGCTTCTGGAGCACGCCCACCACGGGGTGCCCAGGCTCGGCGAGGGGTACACCACGGACGACAACGCCCGGGCCCTCCTCTACCTCAGCCTCCTCCCCGAGGGGGCCCGGGACGAGGGGCTTGTGCGGACCTACCTCGCCTTCCTCCTCCACATGCAGAAGGAGGACGGCCGCTTCCGGAACGGCCTCACCCTGGACGGCCGCTTTGAGGACGAGGGGGAGGCGGAGGACCCCACGGGCCGGGCCGTCCTCGCCCTCGCCGCTGCCCAGAGGCTTCCTCCCCCCTACGCGGGCCCCGCCCGGGAGGCCCTTCTCCGGGCCCTTCCCGCCCTCGAGGGCTTCACCTCCCTGAGGGGGCGGGCCTACGCCCTCCTCGGGCTTCTCGCCCTGCCCAAGGAGCCCTTCCTCGAGGCGGCCGAGGCCTTAGGGGAGGGGCTCCTTCGCGCCTTCCGGGAGGCCGAGCCCGCCTGGCCCTACCCCGGCCCCCTCACCTACGCCAACCACCGCCCTGTGGAGGCCCTGTACGCCTACGGCCTCGCCTTCCGCCGCCAAGAGGCGGTGGCCCTGGCCCGGAGGGCCCTCGCCTTCCTCAAGGAGCACTACTTCACCCCGGGGGAGGAGGGCCTCTTCTTTGACCCCGTGGGCAACCGCTTCATGGCCCGGGGCCGGGATAAGCCCCTCTTTGACCAGCAGCCCATTGAGGCCAAGTGCGCCCTCCTCGCCCACCTGCGCTTCGGGGAGCGGGTCCTCGCCGAGGTGGCCTTCCTCTGGTTCCACGGGCGGAACCGCCTCCGTGCCCCCCTGGTGGACGCCTTCGGCCCCATGGACGGCCTCACCCCCCACGGCCCCAACCAAAACCGCGGGGCGGAGGCCCTCCTCGCCTACCTCCTCGCCTGGCAGGCCCTGGTCCAGGGGGTCTTCCCCCAGGTGGACGAGGGCGTGGCCCTGGGGCGGGTCTTCGCCTTGGGAGGGCGGCCGTGA